A single genomic interval of Streptomyces sp. 1222.5 harbors:
- a CDS encoding 2Fe-2S iron-sulfur cluster-binding protein, which produces MNTPFRAPGHGHVDRDTTLSFSFDGTAYTGHPGDTLASALLANGVHHVASGIKYGRPRGVLAAGAEEPNALVQIEAPFPEPMLTATTVELYEGLVARGLSGRGRLSSRPDSARYDTMHAYCDLLVVGAGPAGLAATLVAARAGARVILVDELPRSGGSLLGSRDLLDGAPATAWADDVTAELEGHADVRVLHRTTAFGHYDDGLVLALEKRTDHLGAAAPAHISRQRVWRIRARQVVYATGAYERPVAFDDNDRPGIMLAGSARTYLNRFGVLPGRRAVVFTTNDSAYPAALELADAGVRVAAVIDAREEVPAHWQTACAERGVEVRAGHVVTGTSGTERVSRAHVAAFGRGRLGDRHGIDCDLLLVSGGWNPAVALFSQARGTLRYDAGTGAFVPGHGPDTVRTAGSARGTFTLAGCLADGAEAASRALSALGLTGQPVTLPTGAPQPEGAPTRVLWRVPSPQETPDGSHQFVDLQRDALVSDVLRAVGAGLRSVEHVKRYTTIGTAHDQGRTSGVMTSGIVAEALGVDVADLGTTSHRPPAVPVAFAALAGRNRGELFDPVRVTALHPWHVEHGAPFEDVGQWKRPRYYPRAGEGMEDAVLRECRAARTGVAMMDGSTLGKIDVRGPDAGVLLDRLYTNLMSTLEVGRIRYGVMCGVDGMVIDDGTVIRVAEQEFLLTTTTGNAAKILEWMEEWLQTEWPGLRVHLTSVTEHWVTIPLVGPRSRDVLALLAPGLDVGNDAFPFMSWQDTTVADVPARVCRISFSGELAYEINVPAWYGITVWKALYEAGRPFGITPYGTETMHVLRAEKAYPIIGQDTDGTVTPQDLGMSWVVSKKKADFVGKRSFTRTENRRDDRKQLVGLLPADAGVLLPEGAQIIATSGVPAPPVPMLGHVTSSYRSDALQRTFALALVRAGTRRIGETLYVPLDGRTVPVTVTEPVLFDKEGARRDG; this is translated from the coding sequence ATGAACACCCCTTTCCGTGCCCCCGGCCACGGCCACGTCGACCGGGACACCACGCTCTCCTTCTCCTTCGACGGCACCGCCTACACCGGTCACCCCGGCGACACCCTCGCTTCGGCCCTGCTGGCCAACGGAGTGCACCACGTCGCGAGCGGCATCAAGTACGGACGGCCGCGGGGCGTCCTCGCCGCCGGAGCCGAAGAGCCCAACGCGCTCGTGCAGATCGAAGCCCCCTTCCCCGAACCCATGCTCACGGCCACCACCGTCGAGCTGTACGAGGGACTCGTGGCCCGGGGCCTGTCCGGCCGGGGCCGGCTCAGCAGCCGGCCGGACTCGGCCCGCTACGACACCATGCACGCCTACTGCGACCTCCTGGTCGTCGGCGCGGGTCCGGCCGGCCTGGCCGCGACACTGGTCGCCGCCCGTGCCGGTGCCCGCGTGATCCTCGTCGACGAACTCCCGCGGTCCGGCGGGTCGCTGCTCGGCAGCCGGGACCTCCTCGACGGCGCGCCGGCGACCGCGTGGGCCGACGACGTCACCGCCGAACTCGAAGGCCACGCCGACGTGAGGGTCCTGCACCGCACCACCGCCTTCGGCCACTACGACGACGGACTCGTCCTGGCCCTGGAGAAGCGCACGGACCACCTCGGTGCCGCGGCACCGGCCCACATCTCGAGGCAGCGGGTCTGGCGCATCCGAGCCCGGCAGGTCGTGTACGCCACCGGCGCCTACGAGCGTCCGGTCGCCTTCGACGACAACGACCGCCCCGGCATCATGCTGGCCGGCTCGGCCCGCACCTACCTCAACCGCTTCGGGGTGCTCCCCGGGCGGCGGGCCGTCGTGTTCACCACCAACGACAGCGCCTACCCGGCAGCGCTCGAACTGGCCGACGCCGGCGTCCGTGTCGCCGCCGTCATCGACGCGCGTGAGGAGGTACCGGCGCACTGGCAGACGGCGTGCGCCGAACGCGGTGTCGAGGTACGCGCGGGCCACGTGGTCACCGGCACCAGCGGCACCGAACGTGTCTCCCGCGCCCACGTGGCCGCCTTCGGCCGGGGCCGCCTCGGCGACCGGCACGGCATCGACTGCGACCTGCTGCTGGTGTCCGGCGGCTGGAACCCCGCCGTGGCCCTGTTCAGCCAGGCCCGCGGCACCCTGCGCTACGACGCCGGAACCGGGGCCTTCGTCCCCGGCCACGGCCCGGACACGGTCCGCACCGCGGGATCGGCCCGCGGCACGTTCACCCTGGCCGGCTGTCTCGCCGACGGAGCGGAGGCGGCCTCGCGAGCCCTGTCGGCCCTCGGCCTGACCGGACAGCCGGTCACCCTGCCGACCGGCGCCCCGCAGCCCGAGGGAGCGCCCACCCGGGTGCTGTGGCGGGTCCCCAGCCCCCAGGAGACACCGGACGGCTCCCACCAGTTCGTCGACCTGCAGCGTGACGCCCTTGTCAGCGACGTCCTGCGGGCGGTCGGCGCGGGCCTGCGCTCGGTGGAGCACGTCAAGCGCTACACCACGATCGGCACCGCCCACGACCAGGGCCGCACCTCCGGCGTCATGACCTCGGGCATCGTCGCCGAGGCCCTCGGGGTGGACGTCGCCGACCTCGGCACCACCAGCCACCGCCCCCCCGCCGTACCGGTGGCCTTCGCCGCCCTCGCGGGCCGCAACCGCGGTGAACTGTTCGACCCGGTACGGGTGACCGCCCTGCACCCCTGGCACGTCGAACACGGCGCTCCCTTCGAGGACGTCGGCCAGTGGAAGCGCCCCCGGTACTACCCCCGGGCGGGCGAGGGCATGGAGGACGCCGTGCTCCGCGAGTGCCGGGCCGCCCGTACCGGCGTCGCGATGATGGACGGCTCCACGCTCGGCAAGATCGATGTGCGGGGCCCGGACGCCGGGGTCCTGCTGGACCGGCTGTACACGAACCTGATGAGCACCCTCGAGGTGGGCCGGATCCGCTACGGCGTGATGTGCGGCGTCGACGGCATGGTCATCGACGACGGCACCGTGATCCGGGTCGCCGAGCAGGAGTTCCTGCTGACCACGACCACCGGCAACGCGGCCAAGATCCTCGAATGGATGGAGGAGTGGCTGCAGACGGAGTGGCCGGGCCTGCGGGTGCACCTCACCTCGGTCACCGAGCACTGGGTGACGATCCCTCTGGTCGGCCCCCGCTCCCGCGACGTACTCGCCCTGCTGGCCCCGGGCCTCGACGTCGGCAACGACGCCTTTCCGTTCATGTCCTGGCAGGACACCACGGTCGCCGACGTGCCGGCCCGCGTGTGCCGCATCAGTTTCTCCGGTGAACTCGCCTACGAGATCAACGTCCCCGCCTGGTACGGCATCACGGTGTGGAAGGCCCTGTACGAGGCCGGCCGTCCCTTCGGCATCACCCCGTACGGCACCGAGACGATGCACGTGCTGCGCGCCGAGAAGGCCTACCCGATCATCGGGCAGGACACCGACGGCACCGTCACCCCGCAGGACCTGGGCATGTCGTGGGTGGTGTCCAAGAAGAAGGCGGACTTCGTCGGCAAGCGGTCCTTCACCCGCACGGAGAACCGGCGTGACGACCGCAAGCAGCTGGTCGGCCTGCTGCCGGCCGACGCGGGAGTCCTGCTGCCCGAAGGGGCCCAGATCATCGCCACCAGCGGTGTTCCGGCGCCCCCGGTGCCCATGCTGGGCCACGTCACCTCCAGCTACCGCAGCGACGCCCTCCAGCGGACGTTCGCCCTGGCCCTGGTGCGCGCGGGAACCCGGCGTATCGGCGAAACCCTGTACGTCCCGCTGGACGGCCGTACCGTCCCGGTGACCGTGACCGAACCCGTGCTCTTCGACAAGGAGGGAGCTCGCCGTGACGGTTGA
- a CDS encoding sarcosine oxidase subunit delta, with protein sequence MQLITCPWCGDREEIEFHYGGQAHVPYPDDPYALDDEQWAQYVFFRDNPRGPFAERWVHSAGCRRWFNALRDTVTHEFLAVHTIGAERPSIPSTAPAAPQATGQEASR encoded by the coding sequence ATGCAGCTCATCACCTGCCCCTGGTGCGGTGACCGCGAGGAGATCGAGTTCCACTACGGCGGTCAGGCGCACGTCCCCTACCCCGACGACCCCTACGCCCTCGACGACGAGCAGTGGGCCCAGTACGTGTTCTTCCGCGACAACCCCAGGGGCCCCTTCGCCGAACGGTGGGTGCACTCGGCCGGCTGCCGGCGCTGGTTCAACGCCCTGCGCGACACCGTCACCCACGAGTTCCTCGCCGTCCACACCATCGGCGCCGAGCGCCCTTCCATCCCGAGCACCGCACCCGCCGCACCGCAGGCGACGGGCCAGGAGGCCAGCCGATGA
- a CDS encoding sarcosine oxidase subunit beta family protein: MNPRDNRPATPGDVLPDHPDFLWRNPDPEPSYDVVIVGGGGHGLATAYYLAKNHGITNVAVLEKGWLAGGNMARNTTIIRSNYLWDESSGIYEHSLKLWETLEEDLGCPILFSQRGVLNLAHSLQDIRDSKRRVHANQLNGIDAEWLEPDEVAEVCPIVNVSPDVRYPVLGATYQPRAGIAKHDYVAWGFARRADEYGIDLIQDCEVTGLDIQGGRVRGVRTTRGPIAAGKVALAGAGHSSVLASMAGLRLPLQSHPLQALVSELLEPVHPTVVMSNAVHVYVSQAHKGELVMGAGIDSYNGYGQRGAFHILERQTAAALELFPVFARAHMLRTWAGIVDVTPDASPIVGLTPVDDLYLNCGWGTGGFKATPGVGWCYAHTIATGEPHPYNAPFTLSRFTTGALVDEHGAAAVAH; encoded by the coding sequence ATGAACCCGCGTGACAACCGACCGGCCACGCCCGGAGACGTCCTGCCCGACCACCCGGACTTCCTGTGGCGCAACCCCGACCCCGAACCGTCCTACGACGTCGTCATCGTCGGCGGCGGCGGACACGGCCTGGCCACCGCCTACTACCTCGCCAAGAACCACGGCATCACCAACGTCGCCGTCCTGGAGAAGGGCTGGCTCGCGGGCGGCAACATGGCCCGCAACACCACCATCATCCGCTCCAACTACCTCTGGGACGAGAGCTCCGGCATCTACGAGCACTCACTGAAGCTGTGGGAGACCCTCGAGGAGGACCTCGGCTGTCCCATCCTCTTCAGCCAGCGCGGCGTGCTCAACCTCGCCCACAGTCTCCAGGACATCCGGGACAGCAAGCGCCGCGTCCACGCCAACCAGCTCAACGGCATCGACGCCGAGTGGCTGGAGCCGGACGAGGTCGCCGAGGTCTGCCCCATCGTCAACGTCTCGCCCGACGTGCGCTACCCGGTGCTCGGCGCGACGTACCAGCCGCGCGCGGGTATCGCCAAACACGACTACGTGGCCTGGGGCTTCGCCCGCAGGGCCGACGAGTACGGCATCGACCTGATCCAGGACTGCGAGGTCACCGGGCTCGACATCCAGGGCGGCCGCGTCCGAGGCGTGCGGACCACCCGCGGTCCCATCGCCGCGGGGAAGGTCGCGCTCGCGGGCGCGGGCCACTCGTCCGTGCTGGCGTCCATGGCCGGGTTGCGGCTGCCGCTCCAGAGCCACCCGCTCCAGGCCCTGGTCTCGGAGCTCCTCGAACCGGTGCACCCGACCGTGGTCATGTCGAACGCCGTCCATGTGTACGTCTCCCAGGCCCACAAGGGCGAGCTCGTCATGGGCGCCGGCATCGACAGCTACAACGGCTACGGACAGCGCGGTGCGTTCCACATCCTGGAGCGCCAGACGGCCGCCGCGCTCGAACTCTTCCCGGTCTTCGCACGCGCCCACATGCTGCGCACCTGGGCGGGCATCGTCGACGTCACCCCGGACGCCTCACCCATCGTCGGCCTGACCCCCGTCGACGACCTCTACCTCAACTGCGGCTGGGGGACCGGCGGCTTCAAGGCCACACCGGGCGTCGGCTGGTGCTACGCCCACACCATCGCCACCGGCGAACCGCACCCCTACAACGCGCCCTTCACCCTCTCCCGCTTCACCACCGGCGCCCTGGTCGACGAGCACGGCGCGGCCGCCGTCGCCCACTAG
- a CDS encoding GntR family transcriptional regulator gives MTSSTVVGPGGGTLADRAYRSISDRLVTLRIHPGEPINDERIAAELGFGRTPVREALKRLEHERLIVSYPRRGTFATEVQIADLGHISEVRKQLEPLAASMAAQRAGERDRQDLEGLLAELADASDRGADLIRLDMTVHRALYAATRNPYLEDTLIRYDNLATRIWCLFLDRLPGLAGHVHEHGPLLRAVIDGDAEKAADLASGHVAGFEAAIRSVI, from the coding sequence GTGACTTCGTCGACCGTTGTCGGCCCCGGTGGGGGAACGCTGGCCGACCGGGCCTACCGCTCCATCTCCGACCGCCTGGTGACCCTCCGGATCCATCCCGGGGAACCGATCAACGACGAGCGGATCGCCGCCGAGCTCGGCTTCGGACGCACCCCGGTCCGCGAGGCGCTCAAGCGGCTGGAGCACGAGCGGCTGATCGTCTCCTACCCCCGGCGCGGAACCTTCGCCACGGAGGTGCAGATCGCCGACCTCGGCCACATCTCGGAGGTCCGCAAACAGCTGGAGCCCCTCGCGGCGAGCATGGCCGCACAGCGCGCCGGCGAGCGCGACCGTCAGGACCTCGAAGGACTGCTCGCAGAGCTGGCGGACGCGTCCGACCGCGGGGCCGACCTCATCCGGCTCGACATGACCGTGCACCGCGCGCTCTACGCCGCGACTCGGAATCCCTACCTCGAGGACACCCTGATCAGGTACGACAACCTGGCCACACGCATCTGGTGCCTCTTCCTCGACCGGCTGCCGGGCCTGGCGGGCCATGTGCACGAGCACGGGCCTCTGCTGCGCGCCGTCATCGACGGTGACGCGGAGAAGGCCGCGGACCTCGCCTCGGGACACGTGGCAGGGTTCGAGGCGGCGATCCGCAGCGTCATCTGA